The following coding sequences lie in one Musa acuminata AAA Group cultivar baxijiao chromosome BXJ3-1, Cavendish_Baxijiao_AAA, whole genome shotgun sequence genomic window:
- the LOC135628986 gene encoding putative wall-associated receptor kinase-like 16: MGVLLGYRLFQLLMLPLLGAAASAAAAPPGCRTRCGEVDVPYPFGIGPNCSREGFSLDCNTTDDDDLEKLFLSVVEITDISLPLGQARMLNEISWQCYSARTNSIDNSTWFLNLTNTPYRFSDDLNKFTVIGCDTLAYIRGLKGKGSYRSGCVSSCQNEVSLDNRSSCSGIGCCQTSIPKDLTYYEVWFDSNFDSSSTWKFSYCSYAVLLEANQFEFQASYITMTNFWYNRSSPVPLVVDWAIGNETCEVAQRDITSYACISEHSECLNSSNGPGYLCNCSSGYHGNPYVAHGCQDIDECSDKYRYPCHGICQNLPGNYSCFCPRGTYGDAFTGTCTHTQHQKLPSSAKVAIGTGSGLIFLLVSGMCIYVILQRRKFIKIKERYFREHGGWILLEEIKAKERSFREQGLAFKIFAKEELEKATEKYDQNRVLGRGGQGTVYKGDLEDSRVVAIKKPKIIDESQKNEFGKELLILSQINHKNIVKLLGCCLEVEVPMLVYEFVSNGTLFQLIHDNNRASPFSLATRLRIAHESAEALAYLHSSASPPIIHGDVKSSNILLDENYTAKVSDFGASKLVPKDEDQFATLVQGTCGYLDPEYLQTCQLTDKSDVYSFGVVLLELMTGKKPIYFEASEDERSLASCFILATKENRLMEILDDQVRNEGDTELIQEMSELAKQCLKFMGEERPTMKQVAEELDRLRKFKQHPWVPQNTEEIESLLSQPSVDHETYYHGIETTTSYNPEKRLGLDIEYGR, from the exons ATGGGTGTGCTGTTAGGGTATCGCTTGTTCCAGCTGTTGATGCTGCCGCTACTGGGTGCAGCGGCATCTGCAGCAGCTGCACCGCCTGGCTGCCGAACGAGATGCGGCGAGGTTGACGTCCCCTACCCTTTCGGCATCGGTCCTAACTGTTCGAGGGAAGGCTTCTCACTAGATTGCAACACAACGGATGATGATGACCTCGAGAAACTTTTTTTGTCCGTCGTCGAGATCACCGATATCTCGTTGCCACTTGGCCAGGCACGCATGCTCAATGAAATATCGTGGCAGTGTTACAGCGCTCGCACCAATTCTATCGACAACAGCACCTGGTTTCTGAATTTAACCAACACACCATACAGATTCTCCGACGACCTCAACAAGTTCACTGTGATCGGCTGCGACACCCTCGCCTACATCAGGGGTTTGAAAGGGAAAGGCAGCTACCGGAGCGGTTGCGTGTCTTCGTGTCAAAACGAGGTGAGTTTGGACAACAGGTCATCATGCTCCGGCATCGGCTGCTGCCAAACCTCCATTCCCAAGGACCTCACATACTATGAGGTCTGGTTTGATTCAAATTTCGACAGCTCGAGCACCTGGAAGTTCAGTTACTGCAGCTATGCCGTATTGTTGGAGGCGaatcagtttgaattccaagCATCTTACATCACAATGACAAATTTCTGGTACAACAGAAGCAGCCCGGTACCTTTGGTGGTGGATTGGGCGATCGGAAACGAGACATGCGAGGTTGCACAGCGCGACATAACCTCCTACGCCTGCATCAGCGAGCACAGCGAGTGTTTGAACTCTTCCAATGGTCCTGGGTATCTTTGTAACTGTTCGAGTGGCTACCATGGCAATCCTTATGTCGCTCATGGCTGCCAAG ACATCGACGAATGTTCTGATAAATATCGATATCCTTGCCATGGCATCTGCCAGAACCTGCCCGGTAACTACAGTTGTTTCTGCCCGCGAGGTACATATGGTGATGCTTTCACTGGAACATGCACCCACACCCAACACCAGAAACTCCCATCATCAGCGAAGGTGGCTATAG GTACTGGCAGTGGCTTGATCTTCCTACTAGTATCCGGCATGTGTATCTATGTGATTCTTCAAAGAAGAAAATTCATCAAGATTAAGGAAAGATATTTTAGAGAACATGGAGGTTGGATATTATTGGAAGAGATCAAGGCTAAAGAAAGATCCTTTAGAGAACAAGGTCTTGCATTTAAGATATTTGCCAAAGAAGAATTAGAAAAAGCTACAGAGAAGTATGATCAGAACCGAGTCCTTGGCAGAGGAGGACAGGGCACCGTTTACAAAGGAGACTTGGAGGACAGTCGTGTCGTTGCCATCAAGAAACCCAAGATCATTGATGAGAGCCAAAAGAATGAATTTGGAAAAGAGCTGCTTATTCTGTCGCAGATCAACCACAAGAACATAGTTAAGCTCTTGGGTTGTTGCTTGGAAGTGGAGGTTCCGATGCTGGTTTATGAGTTTGTCTCGAACGGGACCTTGTTCCAGCTGATTCACGACAACAACAGGGCATCTCCCTTTTCCTTGGCCACTCGCTTGAGGATCGCTCATGAGTCTGCCGAAGCTCTGGCCTACTTGCATTCATCGGCTTCGCCTCCCATCATTCATGGCGACGTGAAGTCTTCCAACATCcttttagatgaaaattatacAGCAAAAGTTTCTGACTTTGGAGCTTCGAAGCTGGTTCCAAAAGACGAGGATCAGTTTGCTACCTTGGTGCAAGGGACTTGTGGTTACTTGGACCCAGAGTACCTCCAAACCTGCCAGTTGACAGACAAAAGTGATGTTTATAGCTTCGGCGTAGTGCTTCTGGAGCTGATGACCGGCAAGAAGCCAATTTATTTTGAAGCATCTGAAGATGAGAGGAGCCTCGCATCATGTTTTATTCTGGCGACGAAGGAGAACCGACTTATGGAGATCTTGGATGATCAGGTGAGAAACGAAGGGGATACGGAACTGATTCAAGAAATGAGCGAGCTCGCAAAGCAATGCTTGAAGTTCATGGGAGAAGAAAGGCCTACGATGAAGCAAGTGGCGGAAGAGCTTGACAGGTTGAGAAAATTCAAGCAGCACCCGTGGGTACCGCAGAATACTGAGGAGATTGAGAGCTTGCTCAGTCAACCATCGGTTGACCATGAGACATATTATCATGGAATTGAAACCACTACTAGCTATAATCCAGAGAAAAGATTGGGATTGGACATCGAATATGGAAGATAA
- the LOC135586352 gene encoding uncharacterized protein LOC135586352, producing MGASSSADHGGISEQQQRQEEEENLAAANGFLPSLRNAFSNLSPPSSSSVSLASLQHFPALSNNLGATLVSLFFPVADDRADGRIDWIGFLSGYKRCYGRMPVSRSINELYRLYAAVSREAGAPCGLEFDPDAGDDDKVGGSLLPGEVLMLFWICWVMGHSSRIAKMSRNAEDPLVLPDMSHLLVSALVSCGVIAEEDEHIWRSDVLAVDKGVSAQKFQTWVLTTAPGSANCLPKYVQERIQACSSSKDLESHDIHNEMKVHSTSQHNVVAERMNCNIMENIRCMLSKAKVPKKFWDEALRTAIDAINLSPCTTLDDDVPEHIWFEKDIFYKHL from the exons ATGGGCGCGTCCTCTTCCGCCGACCACGGAGGCATCTCGGAGCAACAGCAACggcaggaagaggaggaaaacttAGCTGCCGCCAATGGCTTCCTCCCCTCCCTTCGCAATGCCTTCTCCAACCTCTCtccgccctcctcctcttccgtcTCCCTCGCTTCCCTCCAG CACTTCCCTGCCCTGTCGAACAATCTCGGCGCAACCCTGGTCTCGCTCTTCTTCCCCGTTGCCGATGATCGTGCTGACGGTCGTATTGATTGGATTGGCTTCTTGAGCGGCTACAAGCGATGCTACGGCAGGATGCCCGTCTCACGATCCATCAACGAGCTATACAGATTGTACGCCGCCGTGTCCCGGGAAGCCGGAGCGCCTTGCGGCTTGGAGTTCGATCCCGATGCTGGCGACGATGATAAGGTGGGCGGGTCTCTCTTGCCGGGAGAGGTGCTTATGCTTTTCTGGATCTGCTGGGTCATGGGGCATTCTTCGAGGATCGCGAAGATGTCCAGAAACGCAGAGGATCCTTTGGTGCTCCCTGACATGAGCCATCTGCTAGTGTCAGCTTTGGTTTCGTGCGGTGTGATCGCGGAGGAAGATGAGCACATTTGGAGATCGGATGTTTTGGCGGTCGATAAGGGTGTTTCTGCGCAGAAGTTTCAGACGTGGGTCTTGACGACAGCACCAGGCTCGGCGAATTGTCTTCCGAAGTATGTCCAGGAGAGGATCCAAGCTTGCTCTTCTTCGAAG gatctcga GTCGCATGACATCCACAATGAGATGAAAGTTCATAGTACATCTCAGCATAATGttgttgcagagaggatgaattgcaacatcatggaaaatatcagatgtatgctttcaaagGCTAAGgtacccaaaaagttttgggatgaagctttgaggactgcaattgatgcgatcaacttgtcaccttgtacaaccctagatgatgatgttccagagcatatatggtttgaaaaagatattttctACAAGCATTtgtga
- the LOC135629141 gene encoding putative wall-associated receptor kinase-like 16: MLVYEFVSNGTLFQLIHNNNNVSPFSLATRPRIALAYLHSSTSPPIIHGDVKSSNILLGENYASKVSNFGASKLVPKDEDQFATLVQGTCGYLDPECLQSCQLTDKSDVYSFGVVLLELITRKKPVYFEASEEERSLASCFILATKENRLMEILDDQVRNEEDIELIQRISELTEQCLNFRGEERPTMKEVAEELDRLKELKQHPLVPRNAEEIESLLGEPSVPV, from the exons ATGTTGGTTTATGAGTTTGTCTCGAACGGGACCTTGTTCCAGCTGatccacaacaacaacaatgtATCTCCCTTTTCCTTGGCCACCCGCCCGAGGATTGCTCTAGCCTACTTGCATTCATCAACTTCGCCTCCCATCATTCATGGCGACGTGAAGTCTTCTAACATACTTTTAGgtgaaaattatgcatcaaaagtttCTAATTTTGGAGCTTCGAAGCTGGTTCCAAAAGATGAGGATCAGTTTGCTACCTTGGTGCAAGGGACTTGTGGTTACTTGGACCCAGAGTGCCTCCAAAGCTGCCAGTTGACAGACAAAAGTGATGTTTATAGCTTCGGCGTAGTGCTTCTGGAGCTGATAACCCGCAAGAAGCCAGTTTATTTTGAAGCATCTGAAGAAGAGAGGAGCCTCGCATCATGTTTTATTCTGGCCACAAAGGAGAACCGACTTATGGAGATCTTGGATGATCAAGTGAGAAATGAAGAGGATATAGAACTGATTCAAAGAATTAGCGAGCTCACAGAGCAATGCTTGAACTTTAGGGGAGAAGAAAGGCCTACTATGAAGGAAGTGGCGGAAGAGCTTGACAGGTTAAAAGAATTAAAGCAGCACCCGTTGGTGCCACGAAATGCTGAGGAGATAGAGAGCTTGCTCGGTGAACCATCAG TGCCTGTGTAA
- the LOC135629108 gene encoding putative wall-associated receptor kinase-like 16 has product MGVLLGYRLFQLLMLPLVCAAASAADALPGCRTRCGEVDVPYPFGIGHNCAMEGFSLDCNTTDDGLEKLFVFNVEITNISLPLGQARMLSEISWQCYNVSNNSRYGYVWSLDFTNRPYRFSDVHNKFTVIGCDTLAYIGGWKRHDTYWSGCGSVCHNEVSLVNSSSCSGIGCCQTAILKDLTYYEVLFDSNFNSSRTWNFSKCSYAVLLEANQFEFRTSYITTNQFLSNSSKAPLVVDWAIRNETCEVAQRNITSYACISEHSECLDSSNGPGYLCNCSSGYHGNPYVAHGCQDIDECSDNYRYPCHGICQNLPGNFSCFCPRGTYGDAFTGTCTHTQHQKLPSSAKVAIGTGSGLIFLLISGMCIYVILQRRKFIKIKERYFREHGGWILLEEIKAKERYFREQGLAFKIFAKEELEKATEKYDQNRVLGRGGHGTVYKGDLEDSRVVAIKKPKIIDESQKNEFGKELLILSQINHKNIVKLLGCCLEVEVPMLVYEFVSNGTLFQLIHDNNRASPFSLATRLRIAHESAEALAYLHSSASPPIIHGDVKSSNILLDENYTAKVSDFGASKLVPKDEDQFATLVQGTCGYLDPEYLQTCQLTEKSDVYSFGVVLLELMTRKKPIYFEASEEDRSLASCFILATKENRLMEILDDQVRNEGDTELIQEMSELAKQCLNFRGEERPTMKQVAEELDRLKKFKQHPWVPQNTEEIESLLSQPSVDHETYYHGIETTTSYNPEKRLGLDIEYGR; this is encoded by the exons ATGGGTGTGCTGTTAGGGTATCGCTTGTTCCAGCTGTTGATGCTGCCGCTAGTGTGTGCAGCGGCATCTGCAGCAGATGCACTGCCTGGCTGCCGAACGAGATGCGGCGAGGTTGACGTCCCCTACCCTTTTGGCATCGGTCATAACTGTGCGATGGAAGGCTTCTCACTAGATTGCAACACAACGGATGATGGTCTCGAGAAACTTTTTGTGTTCAACGTCGAGATCACTAATATCTCATTGCCACTAGGCCAGGCACGCATGCTCAGTGAAATATCGTGGCAGTGTTACAACGTTAGCAACAATTCCAGATACGGCTATGTCTGGTCTCTGGATTTCACCAACAGACCATACAGATTCTCCGATGTCCACAACAAGTTCACTGTAATCGGCTGCGACACCCTCGCCTACATCGGAGGTTGGAAAAGGCACGACACCTACTGGAGCGGTTGCGGGTCTGTGTGTCACAACGAGGTGAGTTTGGTCAACAGCTCATCATGCTCCGGCATCGGCTGCTGCCAAACCGCCATCCTCAAGGACCTCACATACTATGAGGTCTTGTTTGATTCAAATTTCAACAGCTCGAGGACCTGGAACTTCAGTAAATGCAGCTATGCCGTATTGTTGGAGGCGAATCAGTTTGAGTTCCGAACATCTTACATTACAACGAACCAATTCTTGAGCAACAGCAGCAAGGCGCCTTTGGTGGTGGATTGGGCGATCAGAAACGAGACATGCGAGGTAGCACAGCGCAACATAACGTCCTACGCCTGCATCAGCGAGCACAGCGAGTGTTTGGACTCTTCCAATGGCCCTGGGTATCTTTGTAACTGTTCGAGTGGCTACCATGGCAATCCTTATGTCGCTCATGGCTGCCAAG ACATCGACGAATGTTCTGATAACTATCGATATCCATGCCATGGCATCTGCCAGAACCTGCCCGGTAACTTCAGTTGTTTCTGCCCGCGAGGTACATATGGTGATGCTTTCACTGGAACATGCACCCACACCCAACACCAGAAACTTCCATCATCAGCGAAGGTGGCTATAG GTACTGGCAGTGGCTTGATCTTCCTACTAATATCCGGCATGTGTATCTATGTGATTCTTCAAAGAAGAAAATTCATCAAGATTAAGGAAAGATATTTCAGAGAACATGGAGGTTGGATATTATTGGAAGAGATCAAGGCTAAAGAAAGATACTTTAGAGAACAAGGTCTTGCATTTAAGATATTTGCCAAAGAAGAATTAGAAAAAGCCACAGAGAAGTATGATCAGAACCGAGTCCTTGGCAGAGGAGGGCATGGTACCGTTTACAAAGGAGACTTGGAGGACAGTCGTGTTGTTGCCATCAAGAAACCCAAGATCATTGATGAGAGCCAAAAGAATGAATTTGGAAAAGAGCTGCTTATTCTGTCGCAGATCAACCACAAGAACATAGTTAAGCTCTTGGGTTGTTGCTTGGAAGTGGAGGTTCCGATGCTGGTTTATGAGTTTGTCTCGAACGGGACCTTGTTCCAGCTGATTCACGACAACAACAGGGCATCTCCCTTTTCCTTGGCCACTCGCTTGAGGATCGCTCATGAGTCTGCCGAAGCTCTGGCCTACTTGCATTCATCGGCTTCGCCTCCCATCATTCACGGCGACGTGAAGTCTTCCAACATCCTTTTAGATGAAAACTACACAGCAAAAGTTTCTGATTTTGGAGCTTCGAAGCTGGTTCCAAAAGACGAGGATCAGTTTGCTACCTTGGTGCAAGGGACTTGTGGTTACTTGGACCCAGAGTACCTCCAAACCTGCCAGTTGACAGAGAAAAGTGATGTTTATAGCTTCGGCGTGGTGCTTCTGGAGCTGATGACCCGCAAGAAGCCAATTTATTTTGAAGCATCTGAAGAAGACAGGAGCCTCGCATCATGTTTTATTCTGGCCACGAAGGAGAACCGACTTATGGAGATCTTGGATGATCAGGTGAGAAATGAAGGGGATACGGAACTGATTCAAGAAATGAGCGAGCTCGCAAAGCAATGCTTGAACTTTAGGGGAGAAGAAAGGCCTACGATGAAGCAAGTGGCGGAAGAGCTCGACAGGTTGAAAAAATTCAAGCAGCACCCGTGGGTACCGCAGAATACTGAGGAGATTGAGAGCTTGCTCAGTCAACCATCGGTTGACCATGAGACATATTATCATGGAATTGAAACCACTACTAGCTATAATCCAGAGAAAAGATTGGGATTGGACATCGAATATGGAAGATGA